A stretch of Peteryoungia algae DNA encodes these proteins:
- a CDS encoding GGDEF domain-containing protein, translating to MTADEYLAFLEDRAPVRSRMLRAAVICVLGFYLACFLFDLWLLGDVTLLSAILRFGVMLPIAIGLLFYINGRHPIERKEVAAILVALLANISWCVILVSSSSPGVLTYYYAAASFQMAVTIAAASPFRPALRATLFTFCLNYSAIWFLEGSTPAYVIQHLAVYMPTVIMTLFASYQLEVEAMTSHVKVQENEALKRELSRQNKDLARLSVTDPLTRLANRRGTEMELARLRTESPQMAQRVVLLVADVDHFKAFNDAYGHGAGDDCLKRVARAMRRSLPIEAHLARHGGEEFLAILADADADMAPALAESLRRAVRQLGIAHGFTGDRNKHVTISVGAACGAVEAEGDFDRLLDIADRALYAAKADGRNAWRVSLENEAERVVA from the coding sequence ATGACGGCGGACGAATATCTGGCCTTTTTGGAAGATCGTGCGCCAGTGCGCAGCCGCATGCTGCGTGCGGCCGTGATCTGCGTGCTGGGTTTCTATCTCGCCTGCTTCCTGTTCGACCTCTGGTTGCTGGGCGATGTCACGCTTCTGTCGGCAATACTGCGCTTCGGCGTGATGCTGCCGATCGCGATCGGGCTGCTGTTCTACATCAATGGCCGGCACCCCATCGAACGCAAGGAAGTCGCTGCCATTCTGGTGGCCCTGCTCGCCAACATCTCCTGGTGCGTGATCCTGGTTTCGAGCTCGAGCCCCGGCGTGCTCACCTATTATTATGCCGCCGCCAGCTTCCAGATGGCGGTTACCATTGCCGCCGCCTCGCCCTTCCGTCCCGCGCTGCGCGCCACCCTCTTTACCTTCTGCCTCAACTATTCGGCCATCTGGTTCCTGGAGGGCTCGACGCCGGCTTACGTGATCCAGCATCTGGCCGTCTACATGCCGACCGTGATCATGACGCTTTTCGCCTCCTACCAGCTCGAAGTGGAGGCGATGACGAGCCATGTGAAGGTGCAGGAGAACGAGGCGCTGAAACGGGAATTGTCGCGGCAGAACAAGGACCTTGCGCGGCTCTCCGTCACCGACCCGCTGACCCGGCTCGCCAACCGTCGCGGCACCGAGATGGAACTGGCGCGGCTGAGGACCGAGAGCCCGCAGATGGCGCAGCGCGTCGTGCTGCTTGTCGCCGATGTCGATCACTTCAAGGCCTTCAACGACGCCTATGGCCATGGGGCCGGCGACGACTGCCTGAAGCGCGTGGCGCGCGCCATGCGCCGCTCGCTGCCGATCGAGGCCCATCTCGCCCGCCATGGCGGCGAGGAGTTCCTGGCCATCCTGGCAGACGCCGACGCCGACATGGCACCGGCCCTTGCCGAAAGCCTGCGCCGTGCGGTGCGCCAGCTCGGCATCGCGCATGGTTTCACCGGCGACCGCAACAAACATGTGACGATCAGCGTCGGCGCCGCCTGTGGCGCAGTCGAGGCCGAAGGCGACTTCGACCGACTCCTGGATATCGCCGACCGCGCGCTCTACGCCGCCAAGGCCGATGGCCGCAACGCCTGGCGCGTCAGCCTCGAGAACGAGGCGGAGCGCGTGGTGGCGTGA
- a CDS encoding YcgN family cysteine cluster protein, with product MTEKPFWKTKTLAEMSNAEWESLCDGCGLCCLNKLEDWETGEVVFTSVACKLLDGDSCRCSDYENRQATVPDCIQLTLQGLREIQWLPPTCGYRLVDEGLDLYWWHPLVSGDPETVHQAGISARGRTISEEGLDVEDLEDYVVDWPMRVGEERR from the coding sequence ATGACAGAAAAACCCTTCTGGAAGACCAAGACGCTCGCCGAAATGAGCAATGCGGAGTGGGAAAGCCTGTGTGACGGCTGTGGCCTCTGTTGTCTCAACAAGCTGGAGGACTGGGAAACCGGCGAGGTTGTCTTCACCTCGGTTGCCTGCAAGCTGCTCGACGGTGACAGCTGCCGCTGCTCCGACTATGAAAACCGTCAGGCGACCGTGCCGGACTGCATCCAGCTGACGCTGCAGGGCCTGCGCGAAATCCAGTGGCTGCCTCCCACCTGCGGCTACCGCCTGGTTGATGAAGGCCTCGACCTCTACTGGTGGCACCCTCTGGTCTCGGGCGATCCGGAAACCGTGCACCAGGCCGGCATCTCGGCCCGCGGCCGCACGATCTCGGAAGAGGGGCTCGATGTCGAGGATCTCGAGGATTACGTGGTCGATTGGCCCATGCGGGTTGGCGAGGAGCGGCGGTAG
- a CDS encoding transglycosylase domain-containing protein, translating to MERLGAADQDARTDRDDTAGKRDRAPKLKRHVFLKIDSWLDSTLWNAGYDLTEAWEEITIFFRRFRVRGLKKLGFEIAGEAMTLGTAGMVLLLALAQPAFEETKQDWHNHDNFAVTFLDRYGNTIGHRGIIHENSVPVDELPDHLIKAVLATEDRRFFEHFGIDFVGLARAMSENAKAGEVVQGGSTLTQQLAKNLFLTNERSIERKIKEAYLALWLEANLSKKEILSLYLDRAYMGGGTFGAAAASQFYFGKNLTEVTLAEAAMLAGLFKAPAKYAPHVNLPAARARANDVLSNMVQSGLMTEGQVVAARRNPASVIDRNEKEAPDFFLDWAFEEVQRIAATFKDHTLVVRTTIDLGLQQAAEEAVASSLREYGESYNVRQGAVVMIENGGAVRAMVGGRDYGESQFNRATRALRQPGSSFKMYTYALAMENGYTPQTIVVDGPISWGNWSPQNYGRSYAGRVTMETALAKSINTIPVRLAKEKFGIDAIIQTTKALGVETPIKKDVTIPLGTAEVTVMDQATAYAVLPAGGKASRRHGIAQISNYAGEVLYEFERDTPEAAQILSEQAATYMNQMMTKIPYIGTARRAAVDGVLTGGKTGTTQAYRDAWFVGYTGNYTAAVWFGNDDYTSTNNMTGGSLPAMTFKKLMDYAHQGIDLKAIPGVDQPMPEKQAQPQVADAANPDALPPMIRPRSLSAQSTRLIRDLALRLKAADALSLPAAGTAQVVAEPESTGATTR from the coding sequence ATGGAGCGCCTCGGCGCTGCCGATCAGGACGCCAGGACGGACCGTGATGACACGGCCGGCAAACGCGACCGGGCGCCGAAGCTCAAGCGCCATGTCTTCCTCAAGATCGACAGCTGGCTCGATTCCACCCTGTGGAATGCGGGCTATGACCTGACAGAGGCCTGGGAAGAGATCACGATTTTCTTTCGCCGTTTCCGGGTGCGGGGCCTGAAGAAACTCGGCTTCGAAATCGCCGGCGAAGCCATGACGCTCGGCACGGCCGGCATGGTCCTGCTTCTGGCGCTCGCCCAGCCCGCCTTCGAGGAAACCAAGCAGGACTGGCACAATCACGACAATTTCGCCGTCACCTTTCTCGATCGCTACGGCAATACGATCGGACATCGCGGCATCATTCATGAAAACTCCGTACCGGTCGACGAACTGCCCGATCATCTGATCAAGGCCGTGCTCGCGACCGAGGACCGGCGCTTCTTCGAGCATTTCGGGATCGATTTCGTCGGGCTTGCCCGCGCCATGAGCGAAAATGCCAAGGCCGGCGAAGTGGTCCAGGGCGGCTCGACGCTAACGCAGCAGCTCGCCAAGAATCTCTTCCTCACCAATGAGCGCTCCATCGAGCGCAAGATCAAGGAAGCCTATCTCGCGCTCTGGCTCGAAGCGAACCTCTCCAAGAAGGAGATCCTGTCGCTCTATCTCGACCGCGCCTATATGGGCGGCGGCACCTTCGGCGCGGCGGCTGCCTCGCAGTTCTATTTCGGCAAGAACCTCACCGAAGTAACGCTTGCGGAAGCGGCGATGCTTGCCGGCCTGTTCAAGGCGCCGGCGAAATATGCGCCGCATGTCAACCTGCCGGCGGCGCGTGCACGCGCCAACGACGTGTTGAGCAACATGGTGCAGAGCGGGCTGATGACCGAGGGCCAGGTGGTCGCTGCGCGGCGCAATCCGGCCAGTGTCATCGACCGCAACGAAAAGGAAGCGCCGGACTTCTTCCTCGACTGGGCCTTCGAGGAGGTGCAGCGCATCGCCGCGACCTTCAAGGACCACACGCTGGTCGTGCGCACCACGATCGATCTCGGCCTGCAGCAGGCAGCGGAAGAGGCCGTCGCCTCGTCGTTGCGCGAGTATGGCGAGAGCTACAATGTGCGCCAGGGTGCGGTCGTGATGATCGAAAACGGCGGGGCGGTGCGCGCCATGGTCGGCGGGCGGGACTATGGCGAAAGCCAGTTCAACCGCGCGACGCGCGCACTGCGCCAGCCGGGCTCCTCCTTCAAGATGTATACCTACGCGCTGGCCATGGAGAATGGCTATACGCCGCAGACCATCGTCGTCGACGGGCCGATCTCCTGGGGCAACTGGAGCCCGCAGAATTACGGCCGCAGCTATGCCGGCCGCGTGACCATGGAAACGGCACTGGCGAAATCGATCAACACGATCCCCGTGCGCCTCGCCAAGGAAAAATTCGGCATCGACGCGATCATCCAGACCACCAAGGCCCTGGGCGTCGAAACGCCGATCAAGAAGGACGTGACGATCCCGCTCGGCACGGCGGAAGTCACCGTCATGGATCAGGCGACGGCCTATGCCGTGTTGCCGGCCGGGGGCAAGGCCTCACGACGCCACGGCATCGCGCAGATCAGCAATTATGCCGGCGAAGTGCTCTACGAATTCGAACGCGACACCCCGGAGGCAGCCCAGATCCTCAGCGAACAGGCTGCGACCTACATGAACCAGATGATGACCAAGATCCCCTATATCGGCACGGCGCGGCGCGCCGCGGTCGATGGGGTTTTGACCGGCGGCAAGACCGGCACGACCCAGGCCTATCGCGATGCCTGGTTCGTCGGCTATACCGGCAACTACACGGCCGCCGTCTGGTTCGGCAATGACGACTACACCTCCACGAACAACATGACGGGCGGCTCCCTGCCGGCCATGACCTTCAAGAAGCTGATGGACTACGCCCATCAGGGCATCGATCTGAAAGCCATTCCGGGCGTCGACCAGCCCATGCCGGAAAAGCAGGCTCAACCGCAGGTCGCCGATGCCGCCAATCCGGATGCCCTGCCGCCGATGATACGCCCGCGCTCGCTCTCGGCCCAGTCGACGCGTCTCATCCGCGATCTGGCCCTTCGGCTGAAAGCGGCAGATGCGCTCTCCCTTCCCGCCGCCGGCACGGCACAGGTCGTGGCCGAGCCAGAAAGCACCGGCGCAACCACACGTTAA